The proteins below come from a single Acinonyx jubatus isolate Ajub_Pintada_27869175 chromosome A1, VMU_Ajub_asm_v1.0, whole genome shotgun sequence genomic window:
- the WASF3 gene encoding actin-binding protein WASF3 isoform X2 — protein sequence MPLVKRNIEPRHLCRGALPEGITSELECVTNSTLAAIIRQLSSLSKHAEDIFGELFHEANNFYIRANSLQDRIDRLAVKVTQLDSTVEEVSLQDINMKKAFKSSTVQDQQVVSKNSIPNPVADIYNQSDKPPPLNILTPYRDDKKDGLKFYTDPSYFFDLWKEKMLQDTEDKRKEKRRQKREKHKLNPNRNQQINVRKVRTRREEWERRKMGIEFMSDTKELAEAGSTAEDRVPRGSHASDVTDYSYPATPNHSLQPQPVTPSYAAGDAPPHGPAAQAPEHEYRPPSASARHMALNRPQQPPPPPPPQATEGSQASAPMAPADYGMLPAQIIEYYNPSGPPPPPPPPMIPSAQTAFVSPLQIPMQPPFPASAGSSYAPPPHPPAAGLVVTAPPPPGPPPPPPGPPGAGSSRSSSPMHGPPAAEAKRQETAQPPISDARSDLLAAIRMGIQLKKVQEQREQEAKREPVGNDVATILSRRIAVEYSDSDDDSEFDENDWSD from the exons GCAAACATGCTGAAGACATATTTGGTGAGCTGTTTCATGAGGCTAACAACTTCTACATCAGAGCAAATTCTCTTCAAGACAGAATTGATCGCCTCGCTGTCAAAGTTACCCAGCTGGATTCAACAGTGGAAGAGG TGTCACTACAGGATATCAACATGAAAAAAGCTTTCAAAAGTTCCACAGTCCAAGACCAGCAGGTGGTTTCAAAGAACAGCATTCCTAATCCCGTTGCTGACATTTACAACCAGAGTGATAAGCCACCTCCTCTGAATATTCTTACGCCGTACAG AGATGATAAAAAGGATGGGCTGAAGTTCTACACAGATCCTTCCTATTTCTTCGAcctctggaaagaaaaaatgctCCAGGACACGGAagacaaaaggaaggagaaaaggcgTCAAAAG agagagaagcacaagcTGAATCCTAACAGAAACCAGCaaataaatgtgagaaaagtaagaacaagaagagaagagtgggagagaaggaaaatgggcaTTGAGTTCATGAGTGACACCAAGGAGCTGGCAGAGGCAGGGAGCACGGCCGAGGACAGAGTGCCCAGGGG GTCGCACGCATCGGATGTCACAGATTACTCTTACCCGGCGACCCCCAACCACTCTCTGCAGCCGCAGCCCGTGACCCCTTCTTACGCGGCCGGCGATGCACCACCGCACGGGCCGGCAGCCCAGGCCCCCGAGCATGAGTACCGACCCCCCTCCGCCTCGGCGAGGCACATGGCGCTGAACAGACcccagcagccgccgccgccacccCCACCGCAGGCCACAGAGGGGTCCCAGGCCTCCGCGCCCATGGCGCCAGCAGACTACGG GATGCTCCCAGCACAGATCATTGAGTATTACAATCCCTCAGGACCGCCGCCTCCTCCGCCGCCCCCCATGATTCCTTCAGCACAAACTGCTTTCGTCAGCCCTCTCCAGATCCCCATGCagccccccttccctgcctctgcgGGCTCCTCCTACgcgcctcctccccaccctcccgccGCGGGGCTTGTGGTCACGGCCCCGCCGCCTCCGGGCCCACCGCCGCCCCCGCCGGGTCCTCCCGGCGCAGGGTCTTCTCGATCCTCCTCCCCGATGCACGGCCCCCCAGCAGCCGAGGCGAAGCGCCAGGAGACGGCACAGCCACCCATAAGCGATGCTCGAAGCGATCTGCTTGCCGCCATTCGAATGG GGATTCAGCTGAAGAAGGTGCAGGAGCAGCGTGAACAAGAAGCCAAGCGCGAGCCAGTTGGGAACGACGTGGCCACGATTCTGTCCAGACGCATCGCCGTGGAGTACAGCGATTCTGACGACGACTCCGAGTTCGACGAGAACGACTGGTCCGACTGA
- the WASF3 gene encoding actin-binding protein WASF3 isoform X3, protein MENQYPGKHAEDIFGELFHEANNFYIRANSLQDRIDRLAVKVTQLDSTVEEVSLQDINMKKAFKSSTVQDQQVVSKNSIPNPVADIYNQSDKPPPLNILTPYRDDKKDGLKFYTDPSYFFDLWKEKMLQDTEDKRKEKRRQKEQKRIDGTTREVKKVRKARNRRQEWSMMAYDKELRPDNRLSQSVYHGASSEGSLSPDTRSHASDVTDYSYPATPNHSLQPQPVTPSYAAGDAPPHGPAAQAPEHEYRPPSASARHMALNRPQQPPPPPPPQATEGSQASAPMAPADYGMLPAQIIEYYNPSGPPPPPPPPMIPSAQTAFVSPLQIPMQPPFPASAGSSYAPPPHPPAAGLVVTAPPPPGPPPPPPGPPGAGSSRSSSPMHGPPAAEAKRQETAQPPISDARSDLLAAIRMGIQLKKVQEQREQEAKREPVGNDVATILSRRIAVEYSDSDDDSEFDENDWSD, encoded by the exons GCAAACATGCTGAAGACATATTTGGTGAGCTGTTTCATGAGGCTAACAACTTCTACATCAGAGCAAATTCTCTTCAAGACAGAATTGATCGCCTCGCTGTCAAAGTTACCCAGCTGGATTCAACAGTGGAAGAGG TGTCACTACAGGATATCAACATGAAAAAAGCTTTCAAAAGTTCCACAGTCCAAGACCAGCAGGTGGTTTCAAAGAACAGCATTCCTAATCCCGTTGCTGACATTTACAACCAGAGTGATAAGCCACCTCCTCTGAATATTCTTACGCCGTACAG AGATGATAAAAAGGATGGGCTGAAGTTCTACACAGATCCTTCCTATTTCTTCGAcctctggaaagaaaaaatgctCCAGGACACGGAagacaaaaggaaggagaaaaggcgTCAAAAG GAGCAAAAGCGTATAGATGGCACAACCCGTGAGGTGAAAAAGGTTAGGAAAGCCAGAAACAGGCGCCAGGAGTGGAGTATGATGGCATATGACAAAGAGCTTAGACCCGACAACAGGCTGTCTCAGAGTGTGTACCACGGAGCGTCTTCCGAGGGATCCCTGTCCCCAGACActag GTCGCACGCATCGGATGTCACAGATTACTCTTACCCGGCGACCCCCAACCACTCTCTGCAGCCGCAGCCCGTGACCCCTTCTTACGCGGCCGGCGATGCACCACCGCACGGGCCGGCAGCCCAGGCCCCCGAGCATGAGTACCGACCCCCCTCCGCCTCGGCGAGGCACATGGCGCTGAACAGACcccagcagccgccgccgccacccCCACCGCAGGCCACAGAGGGGTCCCAGGCCTCCGCGCCCATGGCGCCAGCAGACTACGG GATGCTCCCAGCACAGATCATTGAGTATTACAATCCCTCAGGACCGCCGCCTCCTCCGCCGCCCCCCATGATTCCTTCAGCACAAACTGCTTTCGTCAGCCCTCTCCAGATCCCCATGCagccccccttccctgcctctgcgGGCTCCTCCTACgcgcctcctccccaccctcccgccGCGGGGCTTGTGGTCACGGCCCCGCCGCCTCCGGGCCCACCGCCGCCCCCGCCGGGTCCTCCCGGCGCAGGGTCTTCTCGATCCTCCTCCCCGATGCACGGCCCCCCAGCAGCCGAGGCGAAGCGCCAGGAGACGGCACAGCCACCCATAAGCGATGCTCGAAGCGATCTGCTTGCCGCCATTCGAATGG GGATTCAGCTGAAGAAGGTGCAGGAGCAGCGTGAACAAGAAGCCAAGCGCGAGCCAGTTGGGAACGACGTGGCCACGATTCTGTCCAGACGCATCGCCGTGGAGTACAGCGATTCTGACGACGACTCCGAGTTCGACGAGAACGACTGGTCCGACTGA
- the WASF3 gene encoding actin-binding protein WASF3 isoform X1 — protein sequence MPLVKRNIEPRHLCRGALPEGITSELECVTNSTLAAIIRQLSSLSKHAEDIFGELFHEANNFYIRANSLQDRIDRLAVKVTQLDSTVEEVSLQDINMKKAFKSSTVQDQQVVSKNSIPNPVADIYNQSDKPPPLNILTPYRDDKKDGLKFYTDPSYFFDLWKEKMLQDTEDKRKEKRRQKEQKRIDGTTREVKKVRKARNRRQEWSMMAYDKELRPDNRLSQSVYHGASSEGSLSPDTRSHASDVTDYSYPATPNHSLQPQPVTPSYAAGDAPPHGPAAQAPEHEYRPPSASARHMALNRPQQPPPPPPPQATEGSQASAPMAPADYGMLPAQIIEYYNPSGPPPPPPPPMIPSAQTAFVSPLQIPMQPPFPASAGSSYAPPPHPPAAGLVVTAPPPPGPPPPPPGPPGAGSSRSSSPMHGPPAAEAKRQETAQPPISDARSDLLAAIRMGIQLKKVQEQREQEAKREPVGNDVATILSRRIAVEYSDSDDDSEFDENDWSD from the exons GCAAACATGCTGAAGACATATTTGGTGAGCTGTTTCATGAGGCTAACAACTTCTACATCAGAGCAAATTCTCTTCAAGACAGAATTGATCGCCTCGCTGTCAAAGTTACCCAGCTGGATTCAACAGTGGAAGAGG TGTCACTACAGGATATCAACATGAAAAAAGCTTTCAAAAGTTCCACAGTCCAAGACCAGCAGGTGGTTTCAAAGAACAGCATTCCTAATCCCGTTGCTGACATTTACAACCAGAGTGATAAGCCACCTCCTCTGAATATTCTTACGCCGTACAG AGATGATAAAAAGGATGGGCTGAAGTTCTACACAGATCCTTCCTATTTCTTCGAcctctggaaagaaaaaatgctCCAGGACACGGAagacaaaaggaaggagaaaaggcgTCAAAAG GAGCAAAAGCGTATAGATGGCACAACCCGTGAGGTGAAAAAGGTTAGGAAAGCCAGAAACAGGCGCCAGGAGTGGAGTATGATGGCATATGACAAAGAGCTTAGACCCGACAACAGGCTGTCTCAGAGTGTGTACCACGGAGCGTCTTCCGAGGGATCCCTGTCCCCAGACActag GTCGCACGCATCGGATGTCACAGATTACTCTTACCCGGCGACCCCCAACCACTCTCTGCAGCCGCAGCCCGTGACCCCTTCTTACGCGGCCGGCGATGCACCACCGCACGGGCCGGCAGCCCAGGCCCCCGAGCATGAGTACCGACCCCCCTCCGCCTCGGCGAGGCACATGGCGCTGAACAGACcccagcagccgccgccgccacccCCACCGCAGGCCACAGAGGGGTCCCAGGCCTCCGCGCCCATGGCGCCAGCAGACTACGG GATGCTCCCAGCACAGATCATTGAGTATTACAATCCCTCAGGACCGCCGCCTCCTCCGCCGCCCCCCATGATTCCTTCAGCACAAACTGCTTTCGTCAGCCCTCTCCAGATCCCCATGCagccccccttccctgcctctgcgGGCTCCTCCTACgcgcctcctccccaccctcccgccGCGGGGCTTGTGGTCACGGCCCCGCCGCCTCCGGGCCCACCGCCGCCCCCGCCGGGTCCTCCCGGCGCAGGGTCTTCTCGATCCTCCTCCCCGATGCACGGCCCCCCAGCAGCCGAGGCGAAGCGCCAGGAGACGGCACAGCCACCCATAAGCGATGCTCGAAGCGATCTGCTTGCCGCCATTCGAATGG GGATTCAGCTGAAGAAGGTGCAGGAGCAGCGTGAACAAGAAGCCAAGCGCGAGCCAGTTGGGAACGACGTGGCCACGATTCTGTCCAGACGCATCGCCGTGGAGTACAGCGATTCTGACGACGACTCCGAGTTCGACGAGAACGACTGGTCCGACTGA